In a genomic window of Triticum dicoccoides isolate Atlit2015 ecotype Zavitan unplaced genomic scaffold, WEW_v2.0 scaffold154016, whole genome shotgun sequence:
- the LOC119344103 gene encoding uncharacterized protein LOC119344103, producing the protein MARPHHLTLLSVFSMLLLTGLVAADLSGGNKVGKIVTMTVQYPAAGSPPGEKTTISAHYVDEHGGGDRRFNLDCDDDEPLGFAMKYLITTLEGIRDARESRSEL; encoded by the exons ATGGCTCGCCCCCACCACCTGACCCTCCTCTCCGTCTTCTCCATGCTGCTCCTCACGGGCCTTGTGGCTGCTGATCTGTCCGGAGGGAATAAAGTCGGGAAGATTGTGACCATGACCGTCCAATACCCGGCCGCGGGCTCGCCGCCGGGGGAGAAGACCACGATCTCAGCGCACTACGTTGACGAGCACGGGGGCGGCGACCGCCGCTTCAACCTCGACTGTGACGATGACGAGCc CCTCGGTTTCGCCATGAAGTACCTTATCACGACCCTGGAGGGGATACGAGATGCGCGGGAGTCTCGATCCGAG CTCTAG